The window CCTATGCGCAGGAGATACATCCTTGCACTCGATTCGGGCACGGTGAAGAACCGCACGGCGATTTTTGACGAGCGGGCAAATCTCGTCGCTCTCGTGAAGAAGGAACTGAGCGTCTATCGCCCACAGCCCGGCTGGGTCGAGCAGGATGCAGACGAGATCTGGGCTGTGCAAATTCAGACGGCCGAACAGGCGATTCGCGAGGCGGGCATCAAAAAGTCGGAAATCGCGGCGATCGGCATCACGAATCAACGCGAGACGACGGTGATCTGGAACCGTCATACGGGACGGCCGATCCACCATGCGATCAGCTGGCAGTCGATGCAGTCGAGGGAGATCGTCGAGCGCTTCCGCAAGAACGCCGATCTCCTGGAAGAGTTCCGCCAGAACACGGCGATGGTGCTCTCGCCGTATTTCTCCGTCAGCAAGATCTGCTGGCTCCTCGACAACGTGCCCGGCGCACGCGAGCTGGCGGAAAAAGGCGACCTCGCCTTCGGTACGATCGACAGCTGGCTTCTGTGGAAGCTCACGGGCGGGAAGGTGCACGCGACGGACGACTCGAACGCTTCGCGCACGATGCTCTACCACCTCGCACACGGCACATGGGACGAGACGCTCCTGCAGCACACGCGCATCCCGCACGCCCTCATGCCTGAGATTCACCCATCCTCACACGAATACGGCATGACCTCGCCCGCTGTGTTCGGCACGGAGATTCCCATCAGCGGCATCCTCGGCAACCAGCAGGCCGACCTCTTCGGCCAGTGCTGCTTCACACCCGGCACAGCGAAAAACACCTACGGGGAAGGATCTTTCTTCCTCCTCAACACGGGCGATCGCTACGTGCAGTCGCACAACGGACTCAATGCCACCGTCGCCTGGAAGCTCGACGATCATGTCACTTACGCGCTCGAAGGCAGCATCTTCGTGGCAGGCGTCGCACTCGAATGGCTGCGGCGCGGACTCAAGATCCTCGACTCGCTCGAAGAGTCCGAATGGATCGCCAAGCGCGT of the Selenomonas sputigena genome contains:
- the glpK gene encoding glycerol kinase GlpK; protein product: MRRRYILALDSGTVKNRTAIFDERANLVALVKKELSVYRPQPGWVEQDADEIWAVQIQTAEQAIREAGIKKSEIAAIGITNQRETTVIWNRHTGRPIHHAISWQSMQSREIVERFRKNADLLEEFRQNTAMVLSPYFSVSKICWLLDNVPGARELAEKGDLAFGTIDSWLLWKLTGGKVHATDDSNASRTMLYHLAHGTWDETLLQHTRIPHALMPEIHPSSHEYGMTSPAVFGTEIPISGILGNQQADLFGQCCFTPGTAKNTYGEGSFFLLNTGDRYVQSHNGLNATVAWKLDDHVTYALEGSIFVAGVALEWLRRGLKILDSLEESEWIAKRVTDTAGVYFVPAFRGLSAPYWDSETRGMLIGLSEDTRRAHLVRAALAAMAYQVRDVYEAIRSDAALPIEELRVSGGASRNNLLMQMQAGVLGLPVRRPVESETTALGAAYMAGLAAGIWQSTDELASLWREDACFLPHFSSEEREHLYDGWQNAVSHAMGWQG